The window GGATGTCAATAAAGCACTACCCTATTATCAAAAGGCCAGTGAATTATCACATAAAGAAGCAACTTATCGTTTGGGGGTGCTTTATTATTTAGGTAAAGGGGTTGATCAAGACTATAAAAAAACCTGGCAACTACTCAATACCTCAGCTAAGTTAGGCTTTCAAGCTGCTTCGAATTTTACCATCAGCATTACTACCAGCCATCCTGATGCTGAGTGGTTAAAAGAGCAATATCTAGCGGCAGATCAATCTTATCGTTCACCTGCGGTGGTGGTGGATGGGGTTGATTGGTTAACATTGAAAATGGAGAAAATTGCCAGTCCTGCATTGAATTATCACTATTTTAAACGGCAGTCTACTAGCGATAAGTTTGATTCTTACTCATATTGTCAAGCGGCTAAAATCTATGCTGATAGTGGTGACCAAGCGACCCAAAAACGCTTTCTTGATTTAGTTAAACGGGGTGAATATTATTGCCGGCCAAGTGATGAACAGTTCAATGCCTGGCTTGCCAATACAGATGATGCGGAATTAGATAAACTTTATCTTACCGCATTATTCTATGACATCACTAACCGTGAGCAACAAAAAAATGTTTTAATGCAAAAGCTGATTAAACAAGATTATGCCAAGGCTTATGTTTATGTTGCTGCTCGGCTAAATCCTAATAAAAAGGAAAACCAAAGTGTGATAAAAACGTATTTTGGCAAGGCTCTTAAACAAGGTAATGTCGATGCTGCTCGATTGTTAATGGACTATTACAGTGAACGTTATTGGAATGATAAAAATACCACTAATGATCCTTATCAATATCAAAAATTCACCTTAATTCGTAATGATTTGGCTGGTTATTATCAAGTTGCACGGCCACATGACTATAAGCAAAAAGAGTACAGCAAATATGTTTACCATCCTCAACTATCGAAAGCTGAGATATTTAAAATATGGCGTGAAGTGGCTCAAATGCATGAGCTAGGTAATGAGTTACCGAAAAACTTAGCGTTAGCTTATGTTTGGTACAGTCTATTAAATGATAATAACCAGCCTGACGTGCAAGATAAAATTGAATCAATCAAAACACAGCTTACAGTGGACCAATTACAACAAGCCGATGAAAGTTTGGCTTGTTATCGTGATGCTTATCGTTTTTATCTGATTAGTTAACCTTTTGAAGTTAAATCATTTGAGACAAAATAATAAAGTTTAAATAGAGGGTAATGTGACAGAATTAATACAGCCAACAGACAAAAAAAGATTGCCTATTTTCAAGTTGGGATTGTTGATAATGTTAATCGTATTGGTTGGAATAATTGGGGTATTCTATTTATATGAAACCAAAACCAAGCAAACCAGCTTAGTGCAAGTAATAACTGAATTTTATGTTGATAAAAACACTAATTATCGTAACTATTTTGGCTGTGTGACTCAGGCGATGAGCGGTAAAACAAAGTACAGCTTTGAATATTCAACGGAAACAGAAGAGAGTAAACAAAAAATTAGAGAGAATTGTATTCCTATATCTGCTATCAAATAGTTTTGCTTATCTTAGATTTCAATATTAAGTGTAAACCAAGTCAGTAAAAGGCTTAATAAAGTGTTTTGTATCGCAGTAAATAAACGGTAAATATGTAAAATGACAATTAATTTTACGTATTAAGTCGCAAAATAGTGATTATTTTTAACATACACGTAATGTATTTGATATTGTCTACATATCATCTATTTATTGTGTTTATGTTATGAATTCATTTGGGTTTTCACTTTTAGAGTTATTGATTGTTATTGCGATTAGTGCAATTCTCGCTTCGATAGGTGTCAGTAGTTGGCGAGATATTCAGTTGCGTAGTGAGTTATCTGGTACAACATTTGAACTTATCGCTTTTTTAAATGAAGTTAAAGTTAATGCCAATATTCACAATATAAACCATTTTGTATATTTATTACAAAATGGGGCGAGTAATTGGTGTTTGGCTGTAACGCTTAAAAATAAACCTACAGATTGCCAAACGAAGTTCCAATTTATATCGACTAACAACATTGAAATAAGCGGATTAACCACTCAATCGACATTAATATTTTATGGTCAGCGAAGCATGGCCCAAGCCACAACAATACGATTAAAAAATAGTATTGGTGAAAGCAGAATCATTGTTTCAAACAAAGGACGGGTTCGTTATTGCAGCTATAACACCTACTTAACCTCAGTTTCGTTTAAGGAAAAAAAAAAGGGAACTATTCATCTGAACACGGATCAAATTGAATAACGACAAACAAATTAATCCCAAAGTACTCAGATGAATGAGGATAAAATAACGTCAATTTTTGTCGATGTCGATGATTTTTGCCAATCAATACTCAAAAATTGGTATGAATATCAAAAAAGAGTCCACCATCGAAAGCGTATTCGCCATCAACAGCTCACAGAAAGTGAAATCATCACCATCATGCTACTTTTCCATTTGTCACATTACCGCAATTTTAAACAATTTTATCTGTTATCGATTAAAAGCAGTTTATCTGAATTCTTCCCAAGTGCGATGAGTTATCCTCGAATGGTGATTGTGTACTAGCTCAAACCTGAACTGACAGTCAGCTCTATGCCAAAAGCGGATTCCTAAGGTTTCATTATCTAACATTATCTAGAATTGATTTGAATAATTCAATAGTTCTCCAGATATCATCATGTGTATCGCCATCCCAATCAGGAAGTGTGGCTAACTCAGCTTTGAGCTCTTTTATCAAGATATGTGCATCGGCAATTTCATCCTTTCGACACTTTGATGCTATACGAGATATCGCTTTCGAAGAGAGATTGGAGTAAGGTGATAACTTGGAGCGCTCTGTTGCAATTAATTTTTGTAATTTACGCATATGATCTATATTTCCAGAGTACTGGGTAGGGTAGTGAAGGTTATGTTGCATGATAATCCATCCTAAATCAATAGGTTAAGGAAAATTATGAATATCTATCCATCGATCCTTCGGGATAACAGTCCATAATTAAATCTCTACATAACAAAAGATTTGATTGAGTTATGTCTGCGAAAACTATCAGTTAGAGTCTGAGCTAATACATTTCAGTCATTTGTATTTTTAACTATCATCTAGATTCAATAATGATGACATTTTTCTATTTATTGCAGCTCTTTTTAATCCTTTGTCGTTAATTTTAATTATTATAGCAATCTCGATTAATCTACGTTCAAGTAAAAAATAGTATATGTAAATAAAAAAAAGACTCGATGAATAATCATCAAGTCTTTTTTATTGTTAGGCTCCAATTAGTTGTTTTGCTAACGCCACTTCAACGCTATCACTTTCAGAATTAAGAATATCTAATCCCGAGTCAGGCATATCACCCGACGTACTTTGTGATACTGCTATTTTTTGTGCCATTAATGACAAACAACTGGTTTGTGCTGAATTTTCGTACCCCAAATAGATAACTTTAACATCATTCTTTTGGCCAATCCGAAAAGAGCGCTTTGCTGCTTGTTGAAGCGTATACACATTAAACCCGGTTTGGAGAAAGATGATCGTTGGAAAATCGAGTAAATCAAGACCCGTTTTAACGAGTTCTGGGTTAGTTAACACAATATCAAATCCCCTATCGACTTTATCCATGACCCAATCCTCCCTTTTTTCAGGTGGTTCACT is drawn from Orbaceae bacterium BiB and contains these coding sequences:
- a CDS encoding prepilin-type N-terminal cleavage/methylation domain-containing protein — translated: MNSFGFSLLELLIVIAISAILASIGVSSWRDIQLRSELSGTTFELIAFLNEVKVNANIHNINHFVYLLQNGASNWCLAVTLKNKPTDCQTKFQFISTNNIEISGLTTQSTLIFYGQRSMAQATTIRLKNSIGESRIIVSNKGRVRYCSYNTYLTSVSFKEKKKGTIHLNTDQIE